GTTCAGTAAACGTgaaggaatgttttttttttttctttcttgagtTAATCTCAGCTGGTCTCATGCTCTGCTAGAGTCACAtgagagtacacacacacacacacacacacacacacacacacacacacacacacacactcacagaagcaaggtaatctgggccccATAAATATTGCTGTGGGCCCCTTTTCTATTAATTCATACAGTTAAGTATTTGTTTTGGGGCACCTTGGACCTTTTGGCCCCTAGAAtagttaccacctttcaccccactagctatggccctccacaaacacacacacacacacacacacacacacacacacacacacacacacacacacacacactataatgtgcactttattattaataataatatacttaATGATTTTATATATTATGATCTTTATAAATGCTGTTTATGATATAATTTGCAATCCCATGTTTGTTGTAGGACAGGAGCGCTATGGGAACATGACACGAGTTTACTATCGGGAGGCTGTGGGAGCACTCATTGTATTTGACGTGACTAGAGCTTCCACGTTCGATGCAGTACTGAAATGGAAAGATGACCTGGACATTAAAGTTACCCTCAGCAATGGCAAACCTGTCCCAGTTGTTCTTCTAGCCAACAAGTCTGACCAATCACGCGAGGGTCTGCGTTCCCAGATTCCAAAACTTGATACATTCTGCAAAGAGAATGGGTTTGTGGGCTGGTTTGAGACATCTGCCAAGGTGAGGAGAAATTGATAGATTGAGGCCTTTGTGAGTGAGGGCCAAACAGCTTAATATAACGTGAGCCCGGGGCTagatgtcacactttttactctagtgaatatttctcagggttggTTTATTTTTGATAGTCAATTTCTGTAAAGCACATAACTTACATTCTTAGCTACAATAAAGCTACTGAATATTTTGACCATTATATTGCTTAAGAAAAAAATGACATGTCATTAATCACATATGTAAAATCTAACTTAATTACATAATAGAGCCTTGCTGGTTTCTTTATTCCGTATATGCACCCTGACTTAATTATATTGTTGTCCCATATATGCAAGTGTGGCTTTATTGTTTCACTTGTTCACCCAACAGCTATAGCAAATGTGATGATATTGGAATTGTACTTTGTAATCTAGGATTTAATCACAAACATTACTCAAGTTTTGTACAAGGTTTTTTGAAACCAACAAGGAAAAAAAGAAAGCTTACATTTGTTTAGTgagatttttttattcaaaacgttatggttatggttaggttttaCTCTGTACACTATAAAGTCAAGTCAGTTTCTTTTTCATAGCACTTTCTACAATATCTATTGTTAcaatgcagctttacagaaagtaGTGCCTCAGAACTGCCAAATATTAGATGACTAAATTAAGTTTTTTTGGTGTAATATAATGTATTCATGTTGATTCAGTAATGTCAAATAGTTTTTGTGATGTTTAATAGCTTGATCAAAGccattaatttagatgttaccacatggaTGTTACCACACCGGTGTagtttacaccaacaaaagtcatttttgaggGTCAGGTAGACATagatccttaaaggaatagttcacccaaaaatgaaaattctcttatcatttactcacccttatgtcatacCAGATgataatgactttctttctgctgctgaacacaaatgaagattttaagaagaagatttctgctctgtaggtcctcacaatgcaagtaaattgtggtcagaactttgaagctcaaacaaGCACATACAgggagcataaaatgaatccatacgaTTCCTGGggagaagcgatatgataggtgtgggtgagaaacaaatcaatatttaagtcctttttttactataaattctcctccctacccagtagttggcgatatgcacgaagaatataaattgccaaaaacaaaagaagaagaatgtgaaagtggatatttatagtaaaaaaggactcaaatattgatctcacccacacttatcatatcgcttcagaagacatggattaaaccactggagttttatggattactgttTTCTGGCCTTTTCATGcctttttgaccttcaaagttctggccaccaatcacttgcactgtatggacctacagatctgagatattcttttaaaattctttgttagtgttcagcagaagaaacgaaacatctgggatgatatgaggtaaataatgagacatttttgggtgaactatccctttaaggtggcaacggcacattttcactttttataGTGTAGTTTACAGACGTTTCATGCAAGCTCCTGAGTCTGGAAATTGTTATTTGTAATGCCTGTTGGCATCAGTGTAATTTCCACCGTGTAAGGGTTAATGCTGCAGGGCCGTATAAGTCAAGGATCTAGATGGAAGAGAACAGAGGAATGTCATCACAATCTCCTACAACATGCCTAAATTATGACTGGATTATTAGTTCTGCTTCACATGGATTTTTTGATGTCTCTGTGATGATCCATTGGTTCTGCTCTATTTTCAAAGACACAGTGGTGATCCAGAAGTCAGGATCTTATGCAAGCATAGCTCTGTCTGTGTTTGCATTTAGCATCCACAAATACAGCAAGAATGCATCATGCTCATTAGCAGAGAAGTCTTTGTTTACCATCTACCGTCCAGCTTTAATGAGTTACACACTTGTGTGTGAAAGGGGCATGGTGTGCATATGGCAGATGGTGCTAGAAAGTGAATCCGGGGATAAATGGTTTAACACCCTACTGTCTGAGACACTTAAAATTGTTTGCAAAGGCTAACACAAACGTTCAAGTGCAGGTTTTAATAAAAAGCCACCAGGCagtttaaaattacttttatacattttaaaccataacCTGGCTTAGAATTGTGGTAAAAGTGTTGCATTCCTTTTTTGCATGTTACATGTAAAAATCGCATGCTCTGATTTGACAGCACTTTTATTccatgtgtatgtacagtatagatatctgtgtgtgtgtgtgtgtgtgtgtgtgtgtgtgtgtgtgtgtgtgtgtgtgtgtgtgtgtgtgtgtgtgtgtgctttaagATGTGTGATAGAGGACCCACCCACATTTTTTGTGTTGCTGTGTTTCATGTTCACTAAAGGAGAACACAAACATTGAGGCAGCAGCTAGATGTCTGGTGGAGCACATTTTAGCCCATGAGGAGAACATCATCAGCGACTCAGACCCAGATGTGGTGGCCCTTCCCGggtacaacaacaacacaaaagaaGGGGTCCGAGCCAAATGCACAACATGTTCTAAATCTTGAATACATGAGGTGGAAGAAAGACAAGAAAGAAGATGTGAAAATGTGTAGCAATTTGTTATAGATTTAAGGGGACACTGCCAtttaatggtgccaaaacaagGTTGTTCTTTGTGGGACAagaaatgaaacaaaatggcATGTGAAGAATGATTAGGTAAAGCTGTTGTAAATATGTAGCCTTTTCTTGGTTTGAGATGTTTGAGCCATCAGGGTTTTGATTACAGGTGTGTGCTCTGCGGTTTTATGCCATCTAGGTCAAAAATGCATTTCTTGCTGTTTTGTATGTGAACATGTGTACACTGGCAGCAGATGGTTGAtacaatttttgaacatttataAAAAGCTGTCTCTATTTCTATTATTTGTCTTGTGAACACTAAAAGGCTTAATTCTTCTTGTATAAATCAACACTGCCCTTTATTTTGGATGAATGTTATTGGGCAACCTCTTGCATTGAAAATAAAACATgctgtattctctctctctctctctctctctctctctctctctctctctctctctctctctctctctctaaactcTTGAATATGTTATTGTAGTCTTAGGTCCACAATCCAGGGTTGTACATTAAAAAGAAGCAAGATGTACCATGAAAGACTATGAAATGGCCGTCTGATGCATTCTTATGTAGCCTATGTACAGAGGGGTTTAAAGCAATGCGGAAATTCCACCTTAAGGTGCCCACCCCAGATATTCTGACACAGGCCAATCGCCCCCCTTTTCAGTCACCTGATTCTGATACTGCCATTTTGCGCGGAGCGTCCGACTGTTAACTATAGAATATTGGAATTGTTGCTTCATCAAAGATGTCATCGACGAGATGTTGATTTTCCACATTTAGGACCGCTGCTGTGTGACTTGGAGAttcatacaacatttaatgcTTTCAGTAGCTTAGTCATTTATTTAACGCAAGAGGGCTTAAGGAATTTGAAAATGATGCTCGATATCAAATTCCGTTATGCACCGGCtacatgcatgcaatgaatcAGGGCGAATTTTACCGCTGCTAGATCAACAACTTGACATTGACAACATTACGATAAAAGAAGGATCGAGTGGTTTTGTTCTGCTTTCGTTCGCAGAGACCAAATATTGCGCCATTCATACAGCAATTACATGGTTAACCGGCAACACCGGAGGGAAGTGAGTAACATAGTGTCCTTTTTGCGTGTACGGGAAGGGGTAATTAAATAACACTGATCGGAAACGATATATAGCTATTTGTAATTGTCATCGTTTCCGCTCGCAATTAACCGTGATTGATCGCCGTTATCTGAATGTCAGAGCATCTTCGCCTGTGTCCGGTTCGTATCAGGGTAGCGCTCTCTGCAAGACCTTTGAAAACCCACGGAGTGGGAGCCCTCACACCCCTGCAGTGAATAGATCTGTCTGAAAGACGATTTATTGAAAATCGTAATATGTCGGGACAGTCCATCACGGACCGGATCGCCGCTGCTCAGCACAGCATGACGGGATCTGCCATCAGCAAAGCCGTGTGCAAGGCCACGACGCACGAAGTCAGCGCGCCCAAGAAGAAGCACCTTGATTGTAGGTTAAAGCAGAAAAGCTCTTCAAAATGTCATCCGTTTTATTATGCATCATGGCTTGGTGTGAGGCAAACGGTTGTCATTTAGTATCCACTGTTTTCTGGAcgttaattatcattattatttctatttataaCTCAGTTGGTGGCATTCAAATGATTATAGCTGATGATTTTCTGGACAGTTATTATGGAGTTCATTTAATCAATTAACTGAAGGTCACAGTGGCCCGTTCACAGTCCCATACGGACATTAACGCTGCGCGCGTGAATGCAAATTACTATGCATGATTGACAACTGACCAATTTGCATAAATTCATACGGCAGGGACCTCAGTCTCAACCATTACAGAGACCGCTtttatatttatctatttatttattttatcgaATGCATTGAAAGCTATTTCATCCCATGCGTAGGCCTATATGACAACGtagatgtatttattaaataattagcattttcattTATGTTGACATTAGTAGAACCCCAGTGGTGTGAAACCTGTACAGTGGGCAATAAATAATTTGATTGCTGATTGCATAGAAGGCAACATACAATGTCAAGGGCATAGCGTGGTGACCACTACACAATGCAATTTGCAAATTTGTTTATGACTTAATCATTTATCCCAGTATTTAATGCTATTGttgatgtttatatttgtatacattgttTACCTGTACTTTTTGGTGTCCTCTGAGTCATTGTAGGTGACAGCACTATCAATGCAGTGGAGATGTTTACATATTGCAGCCCTCACCATTACAATAACCTGTAATTTTTAGCCTGTTCTGATCAATCTGAACACCTGCATTTATTTTCACGTGCATTAAAGGACATTTCtgggtcaatcgacagcatttgtggaataatgaagaTTAGCACAAAgaa
The Xyrauchen texanus isolate HMW12.3.18 chromosome 34, RBS_HiC_50CHRs, whole genome shotgun sequence DNA segment above includes these coding regions:
- the rab38c gene encoding ras-related protein Rab-38 isoform X2; this translates as MTRVYYREAVGALIVFDVTRASTFDAVLKWKDDLDIKVTLSNGKPVPVVLLANKSDQSREGLRSQIPKLDTFCKENGFVGWFETSAKENTNIEAAARCLVEHILAHEENIISDSDPDVVALPGYNNNTKEGVRAKCTTCSKS
- the rab38c gene encoding ras-related protein Rab-38 isoform X1, which translates into the protein MLNSIFYFVLSQAMQKEHLFKVLVIGDLGVGKTSIIKRYVHQIFSQHYRATIGVDFALKVMPWDNQTVVRLQLWDIAGQERYGNMTRVYYREAVGALIVFDVTRASTFDAVLKWKDDLDIKVTLSNGKPVPVVLLANKSDQSREGLRSQIPKLDTFCKENGFVGWFETSAKENTNIEAAARCLVEHILAHEENIISDSDPDVVALPGYNNNTKEGVRAKCTTCSKS